In Lotus japonicus ecotype B-129 chromosome 5, LjGifu_v1.2, one genomic interval encodes:
- the LOC130719126 gene encoding uncharacterized protein LOC130719126, producing MKNIVLETYNGKADPKEHLLYFNTKMVISAASDVVKCRMIPATFKGTAMAWFTTLPRGSITNFRDFSSKFLVQFSASKTKQVTIEDLYNVRQSEGETLKQYVKRFSAALVKIEESEPNACARTFKNGLQPGKLNNKLSRKPA from the coding sequence ATGAAGAATATTGTCCTTGAGACGTACAACGGGAAGGCTGATCCCAAGGAACACCTTCTATACTttaacacgaagatggtgatcagTGCCGCTTCCGATGTTGTAAAATGCAGGATGATTCCGGCTACGTTTAAAGGCACTGCCATGGCATGGTTCACAACACTGCCCCGAGGATCAATCACGAATTTCCGTGACTTCTCATCTAAGTTCCTAGTCCAGTTCTCGGCAAGCAAGACCAAACAAGTGACGATCGAGGATTTATACAATGTGCGCCAGTCCGAGGGCGAGACTCTGAAGCAGTATGTGAAACGGTTTAGCGCCGCGTTGGTAAAAATTGAGGAGTCAGAGCCAAATGCCTGTGCCCGTACCTTCAAGAACGGTTTGCAACCTGGGAAGCTAAATAACAAGTTGAGTCGTAAGCCGGCCTGA